A DNA window from Daucus carota subsp. sativus chromosome 3, DH1 v3.0, whole genome shotgun sequence contains the following coding sequences:
- the LOC108210955 gene encoding ribosome-recycling factor, chloroplastic isoform X2 yields MALSVSSSTAAIYQAAYLKPSPPKIQQSLRPKGPNCVKCNLTSGCVKSWAASANYVKLQMGCGEFAERSMAVGRLSQKSLGNVKCATLEDIEAEKSLIEKNVKERMEKTIETVRANFGSIRTGRSNPAMLDKIEVEYYGTSTSLKSIAQISTPDSSSLLVNPYDKSSLKAIEKAIVNSDLGITPSNDGNVIRLSIPQLTADRRKELTKMVAKQAEEGKVALRNIRRDAIKSYDKLEKEKKLSEDIVKDLASDLQRVTDEYIKKVDSIFKQKEKELMTV; encoded by the exons ATGGCGCTTTCAGTATCATCTTCTACTGCTGCAATTTACCAAGCAGCTTATCTCAAGCCCAGCCCACCCAAAATTCAACAATCTTTAAGACCCAAAG GACCCAATTGCGTGAAATGCAATTTAACATCTGGGTGTGTGAAATCTTGGGCTGCTTCGGCGAATTATGTGAAACTTCAGATGGGATGTGGAGAATTTGCTGAGAGGAGTATGGCTGTTGGTCGATTGTCGCAGAAAAG TTTAGGAAATGTAAAGTGTGCAACTTTAGAAGATATTGAAGCTGAGAAATCGTTGATTGAGAAGAATGTT AAAGAAAGAATGGAAAAGACTATTGAAACTGTTCGAGCAAATTTTGGCTCTATTAGGACCGGACGATCGAATCCAGCAATGCTTGATAAAATTGAG GTGGAGTACTACGGGACCTCTACAAGCTTGAAAAGCATAGCTCAAATCAGTACTCCTGACTCAAGTTCTCTTCTGGTGAATCCTTATGACAAATCTAG CTTAAAGGCTATTGAGAAGGCGATTGTGAACTCTGATCTTGGTATAACTCCAAGCAATGACGGAAATGTGATACGCTTGTCTATTCCTCAGCTAACAGCTGATAGAAGAAAG GAATTAACAAAAATGGTTGCAAAACAGGCTGAGGAAGGCAAG GTGGCATTAAGAAATATAAGAAGAGATGCCATTAAATCttatgataaacttgaaaaG GAGAAAAAGCTCTCGGAAGATATTGTAAAGGACTTGGCAAGTGATTTACAG AGAGTGACTGATGAATATATAAAGAAGGTTGACTCCATCTTTAAGCAGAAAGAGAAG GAACTAATGACAGTTTAG
- the LOC108210955 gene encoding ribosome-recycling factor, chloroplastic isoform X1 — protein sequence MALSVSSSTAAIYQAAYLKPSPPKIQQSLRPKGPNCVKCNLTSGCVKSWAASANYVKLQMGCGEFAERSMAVGRLSQKRQVNCLGNVKCATLEDIEAEKSLIEKNVKERMEKTIETVRANFGSIRTGRSNPAMLDKIEVEYYGTSTSLKSIAQISTPDSSSLLVNPYDKSSLKAIEKAIVNSDLGITPSNDGNVIRLSIPQLTADRRKELTKMVAKQAEEGKVALRNIRRDAIKSYDKLEKEKKLSEDIVKDLASDLQRVTDEYIKKVDSIFKQKEKELMTV from the exons ATGGCGCTTTCAGTATCATCTTCTACTGCTGCAATTTACCAAGCAGCTTATCTCAAGCCCAGCCCACCCAAAATTCAACAATCTTTAAGACCCAAAG GACCCAATTGCGTGAAATGCAATTTAACATCTGGGTGTGTGAAATCTTGGGCTGCTTCGGCGAATTATGTGAAACTTCAGATGGGATGTGGAGAATTTGCTGAGAGGAGTATGGCTGTTGGTCGATTGTCGCAGAAAAGGCAAGTGAATTG TTTAGGAAATGTAAAGTGTGCAACTTTAGAAGATATTGAAGCTGAGAAATCGTTGATTGAGAAGAATGTT AAAGAAAGAATGGAAAAGACTATTGAAACTGTTCGAGCAAATTTTGGCTCTATTAGGACCGGACGATCGAATCCAGCAATGCTTGATAAAATTGAG GTGGAGTACTACGGGACCTCTACAAGCTTGAAAAGCATAGCTCAAATCAGTACTCCTGACTCAAGTTCTCTTCTGGTGAATCCTTATGACAAATCTAG CTTAAAGGCTATTGAGAAGGCGATTGTGAACTCTGATCTTGGTATAACTCCAAGCAATGACGGAAATGTGATACGCTTGTCTATTCCTCAGCTAACAGCTGATAGAAGAAAG GAATTAACAAAAATGGTTGCAAAACAGGCTGAGGAAGGCAAG GTGGCATTAAGAAATATAAGAAGAGATGCCATTAAATCttatgataaacttgaaaaG GAGAAAAAGCTCTCGGAAGATATTGTAAAGGACTTGGCAAGTGATTTACAG AGAGTGACTGATGAATATATAAAGAAGGTTGACTCCATCTTTAAGCAGAAAGAGAAG GAACTAATGACAGTTTAG
- the LOC108210955 gene encoding ribosome-recycling factor, chloroplastic isoform X3: MALSVSSSTAAIYQAAYLKPSPPKIQQSLRPKGPNCVKCNLTSGCVKSWAASANYVKLQMGCGEFAERSMAVGRLSQKRQVNCLGNVKCATLEDIEAEKSLIEKNVKERMEKTIETVRANFGSIRTGRSNPAMLDKIEVEYYGTSTSLKSIAQISTPDSSSLLVNPYDKSSLKAIEKAIVNSDLGITPSNDGNVIRLSIPQLTADRRKELTKMVAKQAEEGKDYKWQTVLREKESKKCIYIGHLGQS; encoded by the exons ATGGCGCTTTCAGTATCATCTTCTACTGCTGCAATTTACCAAGCAGCTTATCTCAAGCCCAGCCCACCCAAAATTCAACAATCTTTAAGACCCAAAG GACCCAATTGCGTGAAATGCAATTTAACATCTGGGTGTGTGAAATCTTGGGCTGCTTCGGCGAATTATGTGAAACTTCAGATGGGATGTGGAGAATTTGCTGAGAGGAGTATGGCTGTTGGTCGATTGTCGCAGAAAAGGCAAGTGAATTG TTTAGGAAATGTAAAGTGTGCAACTTTAGAAGATATTGAAGCTGAGAAATCGTTGATTGAGAAGAATGTT AAAGAAAGAATGGAAAAGACTATTGAAACTGTTCGAGCAAATTTTGGCTCTATTAGGACCGGACGATCGAATCCAGCAATGCTTGATAAAATTGAG GTGGAGTACTACGGGACCTCTACAAGCTTGAAAAGCATAGCTCAAATCAGTACTCCTGACTCAAGTTCTCTTCTGGTGAATCCTTATGACAAATCTAG CTTAAAGGCTATTGAGAAGGCGATTGTGAACTCTGATCTTGGTATAACTCCAAGCAATGACGGAAATGTGATACGCTTGTCTATTCCTCAGCTAACAGCTGATAGAAGAAAG GAATTAACAAAAATGGTTGCAAAACAGGCTGAGGAAGGCAAG GATTATAAATGGCAGACTGTACTGCGGGAAAAGGAatcaaaaaaatgtatatatattggcCATCTGGGCCAAAGTTAG
- the LOC108215027 gene encoding ent-copalyl diphosphate synthase 5 isoform X1, which produces MSSVYHPSSSPSLQKFPPATFTRPSVSVSVSVPNSPNHFSGPNAVKGKDIWVKLRFGVQCTAVSRSRTTEYEYAESLKSDLPAVINWQEILESDKKGENTKFQLHSSIKIIKCINSIREMFRSMDDGAISLSAYDTAWVALVEDMNEPGVPQFPASLQWIVSNQLPDGSWGDDKLFLAHDRILNTLACVIALKSWNVHPEKMERGLLFINENISKLEDEEMEHMPIGFEVAFPSLVEIAETLNIQIPKDLPILQEIYAQRDLKLSRIPKDIMHKVPTTLLHSLEGMAEMEWEKLLKLQCEDGSFLFSPSSTAFALMQTKDENCLNYLSRIVRKFDGGVPNVYPVDMFEHIWVVDRLERLGISRYFKSEIKECMDYIHRYWTNQGICWARNTRVNDIDDTAMAFRLLRLHGYTVSPDVFKNFESKGEFVCFAGQSNQAVTGMFNLLRASQVVFPEEALLEEAKKFSIEFLRGKQAENQLFDKWIITKDLPGEVGYALDTPWYASLPRLETSFFLDQYGGEDDVWIGKTLYRMPHVNNNTYLELAKLDYAKCQTIYQLEWNQMKEWCANSNLEKFGLSETSLLLSYYLAASSLYEPESSNLRFAWAKTEALIETIRLYFGNIESSAEQREAFVQDYMKTTENLQYVSPGRYKSPRKKLLGTLVGILKQLMLDAMVAHGIDIHQQLHQAWGMWLTTWQEEGDVDKAKAQLLEQTINICAGRLTSEEILSNPQYKNLSKITNQLCHQLGPFQYGKLNEEDSSDKEIRGITAMEIESKMQELVKLVLCNSPDGLDPELKQIFFTLARTFYYTAYCDPITINSHISKVLFGRRM; this is translated from the exons aTGAGTTCTGTTTACCATCCCTCCTCCTCCCCTTCCCTTCAAAAATTCCCTCCGGCCACTTTCACAAGAccttcggtttcggtttcagttTCGGTCCCCAACTCTCCCAATCATTTCTCAG GGCCTAATGCTGTTAAAGGTAAAGACATATGGGTCAAGCTCAGATTTGGTGTACAATGCACTGCAGTTTCAAGATCTCGTACTACAG AATATGAATATGCAGAGAGTCTCAAAAGCGATTTACCTGCAGTGATAAATTGGCAAGAGATTCTCGAATCTGACAAAAAAGGCGAAAACACTAAG TTTCAGCTTCATTCGTCGATTAAGATTATCAAATGCATCAACTCAATCCGAGAAATGTTCCGTTCCATGGACGATGGAGCAATAAGCCTTTCTGCCTATGACACCGCGTGGGTTGCTCTTGTGGAGGACATGAATGAACCCGGAGTTCCTCAGTTTCCTGCAAGTCTTCAGTGGATAGTAAGCAATCAGCTCCCTGATGGCTCGTGGGGCGACGACAAGTTGTTCCTAGCTCATGATCGAATACTAAACACATTGGCATGTGTTATCGCGCTAAAATCTTGGAATGTTCATCCTGAAAAGATGGAAAGAG GATTGTTGTTCATTAATGAAAACATAAgcaagcttgaagatgaagagatGGAGCATATGCCAATAGGGTTTGAAGTAGCATTCCCTTCACTTGTCGAAATCGCGGAAACTTTGAACATACAGATCCCAAAGGACTTGCCTATATTGCAAGAAATTTATGCTCAGAGAGATTTGAAGCTCTCAAG GATACCAAAAGACATAATGCATAAGGTGCCCACGACACTACTTCATAGCTTAGAAGGAATGGCGGAAATGGAGTGGGAAAAGCTGCTCAAATTACAATGCGAAGATGGATCGTTTCTCTTCTCACCTTCCTCCACTGCCTTTGCTCTCATGCAGACTAAAGACGAAAATTGTCTCAATTATCTCAGCAGAATTGTTCGGAAATTCGACGGCGGAG TTCCCAATGTGTACCCGGTGGACATGTTCGAGCACATATGGGTTGTGGACCGGCTGGAGCGCCTAGGAATTTCTCGGTATTTCAAGTCGGAGATCAAAGAGTGCATGGATTATATTCACAG GTATTGGACGAATCAAGGAATCTGCTGGGCCAGGAACACAAGGGTGAATGACATTGATGACACTGCTATGGCATTTCGGCTGCTTAGATTGCATGGTTACACTGTTTCTCCAG atgTATTTAAGAATTTCGAGAGCAAGGGCGAGTTCGTCTGCTTTGCCGGGCAGTCGAACCAGGCGGTGACCGGAATGTTTAACCTGCTAAGAGCATCTCAAGTGGTGTTCCCGGAAGAAGCCTTACTGGAGGAGGCTAAAAAATTTTCAATCGAGTTTCTAAGAGGAAAACAAGCTGAGAACCAGCTTTTTGATAAATGGATCATAACCAAGGATTTACCGGGGGag GTTGGATACGCACTAGATACACCATGGTATGCCAGCTTACCTCGGTTAGAGACAAGCTTTTTCTTGGACCAATATGGTGGTGAAGATGATGTTTGGATTGGAAAGACTTTATACAG AATGCCTCATGTGAACAATAACACTTACCTTGAGCTTGCTAAATTGGACTATGCAAAATGCCAGACTATTTATCAGCTGGAGTGGAACCAGATGAAaga GTGGTGTGCTAATAGCAACCTGGAGAAATTCGGACTGAGTGAGACGAGCCTTCTGCTATCGTATTATTTAGCAGCTTCGAGTTTATATGAACCCGAATCGTCGAATTTGAGGTTCGCCTGGGCTAAGACGGAGGCTTTGATCGAGACGATTAGATTGTACTTTGGTAACATTGAGAGCTCGGCTGAGCAGAGGGAAGCCTTCGTGCAGGACTACATGAAAACTACGGAGAATTTACAGTACGTCAGTCCTGGAAG GTATAAGTCACCGCGTAAGAAGCTCCTGGGGACACTAGTAGGAATATTAAAGCAGCTTATGCTAGACGCTATGGTTGCACATGGCATCGACATCCACCAGCAGCTCCATCAAGCG TGGGGGATGTGGCTTACGACATGGCAAGAGGAAGGTGATGTGGACAAAGCTAAAGCACAGCTCCTGGAACAAACTATTAACATATGTGCAGGCCGTTTAACATCGGAGGAGATACTGTCAAATCCGCAATATAAAAATCTGTCGAAAATCACCAATCAACTCTGCCATCAACTCGGTCCTTTTCAATACGGAAAG TTAAACGAAGAAGATAGCTCTGATAAAGAGATCAGAGGCATCACAGCCATGGAAATCGAATCCAAAATGCAAGAACTAGTGAAGCTCGTGCTCTGCAACTCACCAGACGGTCTAGATCCCGAATTAAAGCAGATTTTTTTCACGCTAGCAAGGACGTTCTACTACACAGCCTACTGTGATCCTATCACTATCAACAGCCATATCAGCAAAGTACTCTTTGGCCGTAGGATGTAA
- the LOC108215027 gene encoding ent-copalyl diphosphate synthase 5 isoform X2: MSSVYHPSSSPSLQKFPPATFTRPSVSVSVSVPNSPNHFSGPNAVKGKDIWVKLRFGVQCTAVSRSRTTEYEYAESLKSDLPAVINWQEILESDKKGENTKLHSSIKIIKCINSIREMFRSMDDGAISLSAYDTAWVALVEDMNEPGVPQFPASLQWIVSNQLPDGSWGDDKLFLAHDRILNTLACVIALKSWNVHPEKMERGLLFINENISKLEDEEMEHMPIGFEVAFPSLVEIAETLNIQIPKDLPILQEIYAQRDLKLSRIPKDIMHKVPTTLLHSLEGMAEMEWEKLLKLQCEDGSFLFSPSSTAFALMQTKDENCLNYLSRIVRKFDGGVPNVYPVDMFEHIWVVDRLERLGISRYFKSEIKECMDYIHRYWTNQGICWARNTRVNDIDDTAMAFRLLRLHGYTVSPDVFKNFESKGEFVCFAGQSNQAVTGMFNLLRASQVVFPEEALLEEAKKFSIEFLRGKQAENQLFDKWIITKDLPGEVGYALDTPWYASLPRLETSFFLDQYGGEDDVWIGKTLYRMPHVNNNTYLELAKLDYAKCQTIYQLEWNQMKEWCANSNLEKFGLSETSLLLSYYLAASSLYEPESSNLRFAWAKTEALIETIRLYFGNIESSAEQREAFVQDYMKTTENLQYVSPGRYKSPRKKLLGTLVGILKQLMLDAMVAHGIDIHQQLHQAWGMWLTTWQEEGDVDKAKAQLLEQTINICAGRLTSEEILSNPQYKNLSKITNQLCHQLGPFQYGKLNEEDSSDKEIRGITAMEIESKMQELVKLVLCNSPDGLDPELKQIFFTLARTFYYTAYCDPITINSHISKVLFGRRM; the protein is encoded by the exons aTGAGTTCTGTTTACCATCCCTCCTCCTCCCCTTCCCTTCAAAAATTCCCTCCGGCCACTTTCACAAGAccttcggtttcggtttcagttTCGGTCCCCAACTCTCCCAATCATTTCTCAG GGCCTAATGCTGTTAAAGGTAAAGACATATGGGTCAAGCTCAGATTTGGTGTACAATGCACTGCAGTTTCAAGATCTCGTACTACAG AATATGAATATGCAGAGAGTCTCAAAAGCGATTTACCTGCAGTGATAAATTGGCAAGAGATTCTCGAATCTGACAAAAAAGGCGAAAACACTAAG CTTCATTCGTCGATTAAGATTATCAAATGCATCAACTCAATCCGAGAAATGTTCCGTTCCATGGACGATGGAGCAATAAGCCTTTCTGCCTATGACACCGCGTGGGTTGCTCTTGTGGAGGACATGAATGAACCCGGAGTTCCTCAGTTTCCTGCAAGTCTTCAGTGGATAGTAAGCAATCAGCTCCCTGATGGCTCGTGGGGCGACGACAAGTTGTTCCTAGCTCATGATCGAATACTAAACACATTGGCATGTGTTATCGCGCTAAAATCTTGGAATGTTCATCCTGAAAAGATGGAAAGAG GATTGTTGTTCATTAATGAAAACATAAgcaagcttgaagatgaagagatGGAGCATATGCCAATAGGGTTTGAAGTAGCATTCCCTTCACTTGTCGAAATCGCGGAAACTTTGAACATACAGATCCCAAAGGACTTGCCTATATTGCAAGAAATTTATGCTCAGAGAGATTTGAAGCTCTCAAG GATACCAAAAGACATAATGCATAAGGTGCCCACGACACTACTTCATAGCTTAGAAGGAATGGCGGAAATGGAGTGGGAAAAGCTGCTCAAATTACAATGCGAAGATGGATCGTTTCTCTTCTCACCTTCCTCCACTGCCTTTGCTCTCATGCAGACTAAAGACGAAAATTGTCTCAATTATCTCAGCAGAATTGTTCGGAAATTCGACGGCGGAG TTCCCAATGTGTACCCGGTGGACATGTTCGAGCACATATGGGTTGTGGACCGGCTGGAGCGCCTAGGAATTTCTCGGTATTTCAAGTCGGAGATCAAAGAGTGCATGGATTATATTCACAG GTATTGGACGAATCAAGGAATCTGCTGGGCCAGGAACACAAGGGTGAATGACATTGATGACACTGCTATGGCATTTCGGCTGCTTAGATTGCATGGTTACACTGTTTCTCCAG atgTATTTAAGAATTTCGAGAGCAAGGGCGAGTTCGTCTGCTTTGCCGGGCAGTCGAACCAGGCGGTGACCGGAATGTTTAACCTGCTAAGAGCATCTCAAGTGGTGTTCCCGGAAGAAGCCTTACTGGAGGAGGCTAAAAAATTTTCAATCGAGTTTCTAAGAGGAAAACAAGCTGAGAACCAGCTTTTTGATAAATGGATCATAACCAAGGATTTACCGGGGGag GTTGGATACGCACTAGATACACCATGGTATGCCAGCTTACCTCGGTTAGAGACAAGCTTTTTCTTGGACCAATATGGTGGTGAAGATGATGTTTGGATTGGAAAGACTTTATACAG AATGCCTCATGTGAACAATAACACTTACCTTGAGCTTGCTAAATTGGACTATGCAAAATGCCAGACTATTTATCAGCTGGAGTGGAACCAGATGAAaga GTGGTGTGCTAATAGCAACCTGGAGAAATTCGGACTGAGTGAGACGAGCCTTCTGCTATCGTATTATTTAGCAGCTTCGAGTTTATATGAACCCGAATCGTCGAATTTGAGGTTCGCCTGGGCTAAGACGGAGGCTTTGATCGAGACGATTAGATTGTACTTTGGTAACATTGAGAGCTCGGCTGAGCAGAGGGAAGCCTTCGTGCAGGACTACATGAAAACTACGGAGAATTTACAGTACGTCAGTCCTGGAAG GTATAAGTCACCGCGTAAGAAGCTCCTGGGGACACTAGTAGGAATATTAAAGCAGCTTATGCTAGACGCTATGGTTGCACATGGCATCGACATCCACCAGCAGCTCCATCAAGCG TGGGGGATGTGGCTTACGACATGGCAAGAGGAAGGTGATGTGGACAAAGCTAAAGCACAGCTCCTGGAACAAACTATTAACATATGTGCAGGCCGTTTAACATCGGAGGAGATACTGTCAAATCCGCAATATAAAAATCTGTCGAAAATCACCAATCAACTCTGCCATCAACTCGGTCCTTTTCAATACGGAAAG TTAAACGAAGAAGATAGCTCTGATAAAGAGATCAGAGGCATCACAGCCATGGAAATCGAATCCAAAATGCAAGAACTAGTGAAGCTCGTGCTCTGCAACTCACCAGACGGTCTAGATCCCGAATTAAAGCAGATTTTTTTCACGCTAGCAAGGACGTTCTACTACACAGCCTACTGTGATCCTATCACTATCAACAGCCATATCAGCAAAGTACTCTTTGGCCGTAGGATGTAA